The following is a genomic window from Neisseria zalophi.
GGTGGATTGTGATGCGCCTTTGTCGGTTCTTTCTTTGCTTAAGCGTCTGCCGAACGGGTCGTAGGCGTATGCCCAAGTTTGGGTTTCGCCGTTGTTCTTTTTGATTTCGGCTAAAACAAGTTGGTTTTCGGTATCGTAGCGGAAGAACTGGTTTTCACCGTTGGGCAGTTGGCGGTAGATGTGGGGTTGCCAAGCACGATATTTTGGCCTTTCAGACGGACTTGGGGGATGGCCCATGCACCTTACCTGTATAGAACCTGTATAGAGACTTTTGCAAAAATAAACTATTAACGAAATTTGACGCATGAAAATGCGTTGAGAGATGTACAACTAACTAAAAACTTTCTAAATTTGAATAAAAAATAGGCAAAATCGGAAAAGTTTTTCATTTTGAAAATTTTATTGAGCATAAAATTTTAATAACTTATGTTATTGCAAAAGCCTCATGTAGTATGTATAGGCTACGACTTGTTGTCTATGGGAGTATGCAGATTAAATCTTACTAAATTAGAGTTATTAAAATTCAAGTTTTTTGGCATATAAATCGTTATAAAAATCCCAATGAATAACAAAATTCATATCTATATGTAAAAAGATAGTATCTACGAAGTTTAAATCATCAATAAAAATTAGCCATTCTTTAAAGGTTGATTCTAAGAATGGAACAGCGTCATTTACATTTAAAATATAAAACTTATCCATTAAGCTAATTTCATAATATGAAAGTATGAATATTAAAACTTCTTTAAGTTTTTTGGGTGTTACACTTGGTATTTCTACTTTTTCTGTAACATTTGACCAGTCTAATTGCGTAATAGTGGGGATATGATTTTTCAAAAAAGCTATTACTTCATTTTCACTTATATTAGTTTTTTGATGTTTTTCAAGAAAAGAAAGGCAGTTTGGTGAGAAATCATTTAAATCCATTTTAATTAAACCTTTTTAAAATTTTGTTGACAGTTTTTTTGCTAGCATTGAAGCAATACGTTTTTTTATTTTTCTTATTAAATGCATTGATATGAGCATTATGTTTATTATCATATTCAACTCTAAAACCTCTAGATTCAGTTATATGTCTTCTTCCATTATAAGGCATGGACCCAAATTTAGTGGGATTTGGTTTTGAGTTTTTAGTAGATATACCAGAAAATTCTAATGCTGCATTTAATGCTTGCTCATAAGTATCAAATAAAGCGTCACAATTGCGCCGTTTGCGTTCTTTTTCCCTATCTTTTTCGTTCTTACATTTTCCTCCTTCGGGGCAGGGTGGCTCTATATTAGATGAAGTAGCAGTAACAGAACCAACTTTTTTTCCTGCTTCATGGGCAAGAGAAGCTGTGGCTCCGATTCCTATAAGAGCAAGAGCAGCTTTCCCGAGTGCGATTAATTCTGGTGCAATCATGGGTAGAGCAAAAGCAGCTAGTCCAGACGGGTCAACCCAAGAAGTAGCATTAAGTGCAAATGAATAAAGATTACTTCCGCCATCCAACCCAATCGGATCCTGATTCACAAACCTACCCGAATCCGGCTCATAATACCGCATCAGGTTGTAATGCAGCCCCGTTTCTTCATCATAATACTGGTTCTGAAGTCTAAACGGTTGATGCACGAGCGGATAAACCCGTTCGTCTTTATTGAGTTTACCCCAAGCGGTGTATTCTCCATACCATAATAAATTACCGAACTGGTCGGTCATTTCTCTGGGAATGCCGATTTGGTCGTTATGGAAATAGGCCAGGTATTGCTGCTCATCTTTATTATTGTAAAAGACTTGGGCTAGGGGTTCGTAGGAATCTTGGTCGGTATAGACGTAGGTGTAGTTGCCTTTATAGTTATATTCTTGTAGCAATCTTGAGCCGTTCCAAACAAAATGGGTGCGCTTCGGATGGGTGGATTGTAACGCGCCTTTGTCGGTTCTTTCTTTGCTTAAGCGTCTGCCGAACGGGTCGTAGGCATAAGCCCAAGTTTGGGTTTCGCCGTTGTTCTTTTTGATTTCGGCTAAGACAAGTTGGTTTTCGGTATCGTAGCGGAAGAACTGGTTTTCACCGTTGGGCAGTTGGCGGTAAATTAAATTACCGAGTGGGTCGTAGGTGTATTCGGTGCCGTTGTATGTTTCGATACGGTTGCCGAGGCCGATATTATCGCCTTTCAGACGGCCTTTGGTGGTTTGTTCTTTCAGGCCGTCTGAAAGAATATTATTGGCAGGGTCGAAAGCGAAATGCTCTTTACCGGCGGTTTTGATTCTACCGATTTTGTCATACACATAATCCAATACGCCGCTGCGCTGGTCGGCCGTCTGAATCAGGTTGCCGGCTTTGTCGTAGCGGTAGCTTCTGCGGACGGCGCCGCCGACGAGGGTGTTTAGTTTGCTGTTGTTTTGCAGGGTCGGGTTGGCGGTGGCGGTCTGGTGTTTCAGACGGCCCATCGGATCGTATTGGTAGAGGCTGGTTAATGCCCCCTGTGTGCGGCTGATTTCTTGATGCAGCTTATCGCGCTCGATATCGGATACGGTTTCGCCGTCGATATTGATTTGGTGCAGATGGCCGCTGCCGTAGTAAAGATAATTAATGTTTCTGCCGTCGGGCAGGGTGGTTTGGCCGTCTGAAAAGATAAAGCCGTCTGAAAGGGTAGAGTTTTTTCAGACGGCTTTGAGAAGCGATAACGCGTGCGTGCTTGATGGCACACACGCTAGCTACTGATGGCGCATGCAGGCTACGGCTTGCTACCGATAAATTTATGTAGGCTACAGCTTACTTGTATTACAGTTCTTTATTCAATTAATCATTTTTTGTAGTAAATGTTATCTTCTTGACCATCCTTTTCAATGGTGAAGATACGTTTCAATGTTTCTCCTTCATATTCATAAAATAAAGTTTTCGGTACT
Proteins encoded in this region:
- a CDS encoding RHS repeat-associated core domain-containing protein, with the translated sequence MGRLKHQTATANPTLQNNSKLNTLVGGAVRRSYRYDKAGNLIQTADQRSGVLDYVYDKIGRIKTAGKEHFAFDPANNILSDGLKEQTTKGRLKGDNIGLGNRIETYNGTEYTYDPLGNLIYRQLPNGENQFFRYDTENQLVLAEIKKNNGETQTWAYAYDPFGRRLSKERTDKGALQSTHPKRTHFVWNGSRLLQEYNYKGNYTYVYTDQDSYEPLAQVFYNNKDEQQYLAYFHNDQIGIPREMTDQFGNLLWYGEYTAWGKLNKDERVYPLVHQPFRLQNQYYDEETGLHYNLMRYYEPDSGRFVNQDPIGLDGGSNLYSFALNATSWVDPSGLAAFALPMIAPELIALGKAALALIGIGATASLAHEAGKKVGSVTATSSNIEPPCPEGGKCKNEKDREKERKRRNCDALFDTYEQALNAALEFSGISTKNSKPNPTKFGSMPYNGRRHITESRGFRVEYDNKHNAHINAFNKKNKKTYCFNASKKTVNKILKRFN